A portion of the Aricia agestis chromosome 1, ilAriAges1.1, whole genome shotgun sequence genome contains these proteins:
- the LOC121731192 gene encoding androgen-induced gene 1 protein-like, whose amino-acid sequence MYRPLFHLSVAALNSYVLWYDQKYVELPFPTKEMGELPLKARSVFLTMWCLLLQTVYYYVSFLCDFLADSSRKRHMLHKIRDAMFAVAFPLAIFVAATFWSIYLVDRELIFPETLDNIFPPFFNQVMHTTVAIFIVIDLFITYREYPTRSVGFGLFMSIFLVYLVWTFYIFATCKAWVYPVFDHFTWPQRILFIVFSFVTGASFYIAGEKVNSMVCPKRTKQKNVATNGKSKHS is encoded by the exons ATGTATAGGCCTCTATTTCACCTGTCGGTGGCAGCACTCAATTCATACGTGCTATGGTACGACCAGAAGTATGTGGAGCTGCCCTTCCCCACCAAGGAGATGGGGGAACTGCCTCTGAAGGCGCGCTCCGTCTTCCTCACCATGTGGTGTTTG TTACTACAAACGGTGTACTATTACGTCTCGTTTCTGTGCGACTTCCTGGCGGATAGCTCGCGGAAACGTCATATGCTGCACAAGATCAGAGACGCCATGTTCGCCGTCGCGTTTCCCTTGGCCATCTTCGTGGCGGCGACATTCTGGAGCATCTACCTGGTGGACAGGGAGCTCATCTTCCCCGAAACCTTGGATAACATCTTCCCGCCGTTCTTCAACCAAGTTATGCACACCACAGTCGCAATCTTCATCGTTATTGACCTGTTTATTACGTACAGGGAGTACCCGACGAGATCGGTCGGATTCGGTCTCTTCATGAGCATATTCCTCGTGTACCTGGTGTGGACCTTCTACATCTTCGCCACCTGCAAGGCCTGGGTCTACCCCGTGTTTGACCACTTCACCTGGCCGCAGAGGATCCTGTTCATAGTCTTCAGCTTCGTGACAGGAGCGAGCTTCTACATCGCTGGTGAGAAGGTCAACAGTATGGTGTGCCCGAAACGAACCAAACAGAAAAATGTGGCGACAAACGGAAAATCAAAACACTCGTAG